In the Onychostoma macrolepis isolate SWU-2019 chromosome 09, ASM1243209v1, whole genome shotgun sequence genome, one interval contains:
- the tnfaip6 gene encoding tumor necrosis factor-inducible gene 6 protein: protein MIHCRMREMRVLTVVFAVIFVLKEAEAWGYKNGILHNSIWLEQAAGVYHRESRKGRYQLTYREAKAVCKYEGGTLATYDQLEAARQIGFHVCAAGWFDKGRVGYPIVKAGANCGFGKVGIIDYGYRLNKSEKWDVYCYNPGAKECGGVHTDQEKVLDSPGYPEHYQDEQICYWHIRVRYGQRIRLHFLDFDIEEDTACLSDYLEIYDSYDDISGFVGRYCGDELPEDFISTGNVMTLKFLSDSSVMGGGFQLQYIAVNSSQLFDNHTNALS from the exons ATGATCCACTGCAGAATGAGAGAAATGCGCGTGCTAACTGTCGTATTCGCCGTTATATTTGTCCTGAAGGAGGCTGAAGCTTGGGGTTACAAGAATGGAATACTGCACAACTCTATCTGGCTGG AGCAAGCAGCTGGGGTTTACCACCGCGAATCTCGCAAAGGAAGATATCAGCTGACATACAGGGAAGCCAAGGCTGTGTGCAAATATGAGGGGGGTACTCTTGCTACATATGATCAACTGGAGGCTGCTCGCCAAATTG GGTTCCATGTGTGTGCAGCTGGATGGTTTGACAAAGGACGTGTGGGCTATCCGATTGTTAAAGCTGGCGCCAACTGTGGTTTCGGAAAGGTTGGAATAATTGATTATGGATATCGGCTCAACAAAAGCGAGAAGTGGGATGTCTACTGCTACAACCCTGGGG CAAAGGAGTGTGGAGGCGTGCACACAGATCAGGAGAAGGTTTTAGATTCTCCTGGTTATCCAGAGCACTATCAGGATGAGCAGATTTGCTACTGGCACATTCGTGTGCGTTACGGCCAACGAATCCGCCTGCACTTCCTGGACTTTGACATTGAGGAAGACACAGCTTGCCTCAGTGATTACCTGGAGATCTATGACAGCTATGATGATATTTCAGGCTTTGTTGGAAG ATACTGTGGAGACGAACTTCCAGAGGACTTCATAAGTACAG GAAACGTCATGACTCTGAAGTTCCTTTCTGATTCCTCTGTGATGGGTGGAGGTTTTCAGCTGCAGTACATCGCTGTGAACTCTTCTCAGCTCTTTGACAATCACACTAATGCCTTGTCTTGA